From Armatimonadota bacterium:
TGCCCACTCGCTTGCGTGTCCCGAGGCGCGCTGCGCCCGTCGCCGCAGGCACGAATGCGCTGTTTCCACTTTTTAACACATGAATCATCGCCGGCGCTCCGAAATGACTTTCAACCGTGGGGATGAAGAGCGCGATCATCCGGCCAGCCGCTACGTATTCGGTCAGCGAGCCGCACAACGAAGTGTCACCTTGTCCGCCTGTTTCCCTTTTTTGTCAGTGACGTGATGGATTCAGACGGGTTCGGGAGCGGAGTTAAGGCCGAAGCGCGACCGGGCCCGTTCGAGGGCGCTTCCTTGCGGCGTGAAGAGCCGCGTGCTGAAATAGCGCTCAGACCGGTCGCACAATACCGTCACGACGACGCTTCCCGGGCCGAGGCGGTCCATCACATTGAGTGCGGCAAGAACGTTGGCGCCAGAGGAAGTCCCAACGGGCAGCCCGAACTCGTGCATCAGGCGCTGTGTCATAATCATCGCGTCCAGGCTGCTCACGCGTTCGGTGCTGTCGATGGCGTTGACGTCGATCAGCGGTGGTATGAAGCCGTCGCCGATTCCCTCGATCGAATGCATGCACGGCATCTCCCCGCTCAGCAGCGCCGCCTCGGTTGGCTCCATCGCGACGATCTCCACCTTCGGGTATGCCTTACGGAGAGCGCGGCCCACGCCCATCAGGGTGCCCCCGGTGCCGTATCCCGCGACGAAGGCGCTGATCGGCACCGGCACCTGGCGCAGGATTTCACGGCCCGTGAACACGTCGTGGTCTTCGACGTTTTCGGGATTCTCGAACTGGCGTGGAAGGAAGACGTGGGGATCCTCGGCCGCCATGGTGCGCGTTATCTCCACGCCCTTCCAGTATTCGATGCGGTCCGGGCGTTCAGAAAAGAGAATAACCTCGCCGCCGTAGGCCTCAATAATCTTCCGTCGCTCAACGCTGG
This genomic window contains:
- a CDS encoding cysteine synthase family protein, producing the protein MSVLDLIGNTPLIPLDFPERGHRILVKCEFLNPSGSIKDRIARFIITRAIETGELKEGSVIVECSSGNTGIAMSMVGAAVGIPVKIVMSEQASVERRKIIEAYGGEVILFSERPDRIEYWKGVEITRTMAAEDPHVFLPRQFENPENVEDHDVFTGREILRQVPVPISAFVAGYGTGGTLMGVGRALRKAYPKVEIVAMEPTEAALLSGEMPCMHSIEGIGDGFIPPLIDVNAIDSTERVSSLDAMIMTQRLMHEFGLPVGTSSGANVLAALNVMDRLGPGSVVVTVLCDRSERYFSTRLFTPQGSALERARSRFGLNSAPEPV